A region of Pseudomonas putida DNA encodes the following proteins:
- a CDS encoding DUF1820 family protein: MSKREPAIYKVIFLNQGQVFEMYAKQIYQSDLWGFLEIEEFVFGERTQVVVDPSEEKLKSQFEGVIRSFVPMHSIVRIDEVERLGTAKISEAKGGGNVMPFPMPMPEK; the protein is encoded by the coding sequence ATGAGCAAACGCGAACCCGCCATCTATAAAGTGATCTTCCTCAATCAGGGGCAGGTCTTCGAGATGTATGCCAAGCAGATCTATCAGAGCGACCTGTGGGGCTTTCTGGAAATCGAGGAGTTCGTCTTCGGCGAGCGCACCCAGGTGGTGGTCGACCCCAGTGAAGAAAAGCTCAAGAGCCAGTTCGAGGGTGTGATCCGCAGTTTCGTGCCCATGCACTCGATCGTGCGTATCGACGAGGTCGAGCGCCTGGGTACGGCGAAGATCAGCGAGGCCAAGGGCGGCGGCAATGTGATGCCGTTCCCCATGCCGATGCCGGAGAAGTAG
- a CDS encoding tetratricopeptide repeat protein: MNRTGRALTLGCLLLLQPLLALAEGGNSLLIPATGRCTLNVQPEDLANALKACEQTATTGDAQAQFELGEYYYTQTPKDLNKALNWFQKASLQGHAEAQYRLGAMFFRGEGVKANNVQAYILLKMAAVNGAEDALDMADEVTEQMPRDELEHATQVLGQIFRKYLLELQNAEGRTPFSPLP, encoded by the coding sequence ATGAACCGCACCGGCCGCGCCCTGACCCTGGGCTGCCTGTTGCTTCTTCAGCCCCTGCTGGCCCTGGCGGAGGGTGGTAACTCGTTGCTGATTCCAGCGACGGGCCGCTGCACCCTGAATGTTCAGCCAGAAGACCTCGCCAATGCCCTCAAGGCCTGTGAGCAGACGGCGACGACGGGGGATGCCCAGGCGCAATTCGAACTGGGCGAGTACTACTACACCCAGACACCGAAAGACCTGAACAAGGCCCTGAACTGGTTCCAGAAGGCCTCGCTGCAAGGCCATGCCGAGGCCCAATACCGCCTTGGCGCCATGTTCTTCCGCGGCGAAGGGGTCAAGGCCAACAATGTGCAGGCCTACATTCTGCTGAAAATGGCTGCAGTCAACGGCGCCGAGGATGCGCTGGACATGGCTGACGAAGTCACCGAGCAAATGCCCCGCGACGAACTGGAGCACGCGACCCAGGTGCTTGGCCAGATCTTCCGCAAATACCTGCTCGAACTGCAAAACGCCGAAGGCCGTACGCCGTTCTCGCCACTCCCCTGA
- the hemL gene encoding glutamate-1-semialdehyde 2,1-aminomutase, whose translation MSRSEALFAAAQKHIPGGVNSPVRAFKSVGGTPLFFKHAEGAYVVDEDDKRYVDYVGSWGPMILGHGHPEVLDSVRKQLEHGLSYGAPTAMETEMADLVCSIVPSMEMVRMVSSGTEATMSAIRLARGYTGRDAIIKFEGCYHGHSDSLLVKAGSGLLTQGVPSSAGVPADFAKHTLTLPFNDIAAVEKTLADVGQTVACIIVEPVAGNMNCVPPAPGFLEGLREQCDKHGVVLIFDEVMTGFRVSLGGAQGHYGITPDLSTFGKIVGGGMPVGCFGGKREIMGCIAPLGPVYQAGTLSGNPLAMAAGLTTLKLISRPGFHAELTDFTSRMLDGLQQRADAAGVPFVTTQAGAMFGLYFSGADDIVTFDDVMASDADRFKRFFHLMLDGGVYLAPSAFEAGFTSIAHGDKELQITLDAAEKAFAALK comes from the coding sequence ATGTCCCGTTCCGAAGCCCTGTTCGCCGCAGCCCAGAAGCACATCCCGGGTGGCGTCAACTCGCCGGTCCGCGCTTTCAAGAGCGTCGGCGGCACGCCGCTGTTCTTCAAGCATGCCGAAGGCGCCTACGTCGTTGACGAGGACGACAAGCGTTACGTCGATTATGTCGGTTCCTGGGGCCCGATGATTCTCGGCCACGGCCATCCAGAGGTGCTGGACTCGGTACGCAAGCAACTCGAACACGGCCTTTCCTATGGCGCCCCGACCGCCATGGAAACCGAGATGGCTGACCTGGTCTGCTCGATCGTGCCATCCATGGAGATGGTGCGCATGGTCAGCTCCGGCACCGAAGCCACCATGAGCGCCATCCGCCTGGCCCGTGGCTACACCGGCCGCGACGCCATCATCAAGTTCGAAGGCTGCTACCACGGTCACTCCGACAGCCTGCTGGTGAAAGCCGGCTCCGGCCTGCTGACCCAAGGTGTGCCAAGCTCGGCGGGCGTGCCGGCGGACTTCGCCAAACACACCCTGACCCTGCCGTTCAACGACATTGCCGCCGTCGAAAAAACCCTGGCCGACGTCGGCCAGACCGTGGCCTGTATCATTGTCGAGCCAGTAGCCGGCAACATGAACTGTGTACCGCCAGCGCCAGGCTTCCTCGAAGGCCTGCGCGAGCAGTGCGACAAGCATGGCGTGGTGTTGATCTTCGACGAAGTAATGACCGGTTTCCGCGTCTCGCTCGGCGGCGCCCAAGGCCACTACGGCATCACCCCTGACCTGTCGACCTTCGGCAAGATCGTCGGCGGCGGCATGCCGGTCGGCTGTTTTGGCGGCAAGCGCGAAATCATGGGCTGCATCGCCCCGCTCGGCCCGGTCTACCAGGCCGGCACCCTGTCGGGTAACCCGCTGGCCATGGCCGCTGGCCTGACCACCCTGAAGCTGATCAGCCGCCCAGGGTTCCACGCCGAACTGACCGACTTCACCAGCCGCATGCTCGACGGCCTGCAACAACGCGCCGATGCTGCTGGCGTGCCGTTCGTCACCACGCAGGCAGGTGCCATGTTCGGCCTGTACTTCAGCGGTGCCGACGACATCGTCACCTTCGACGACGTGATGGCCAGCGATGCCGATCGCTTCAAGCGCTTCTTCCACCTGATGCTGGACGGCGGCGTGTACCTGGCGCCAAGCGCATTCGAGGCGGGCTTCACCTCCATTGCCCACGGCGACAAGGAGCTGCAGATCACCTTGGATGCGGCTGAGAAGGCCTTTGCAGCCCTGAAGTAA
- the thiE gene encoding thiamine phosphate synthase, with amino-acid sequence MKLRGLYAITDSQLLAGRFLSHVEAALDGGVCLLQYRDKSDDAAQRLREAEALMRLCERYDTQLIINDDAELAARLGVGVHLGQTDGPLTPARALLGRNAIIGSTCHAQLDLARQAASEGASYVAFGRFFNSVTKPGAPAASLDLLEQARAQVKLPIAVIGGVTLDNAAPLVAHGADLLAVIHGLFGTDSAQEVTRRARAFNALFVS; translated from the coding sequence ATGAAGCTACGCGGTCTGTATGCAATCACCGACAGCCAGCTGCTCGCCGGCCGTTTCCTGTCCCATGTCGAGGCGGCCCTGGATGGCGGCGTGTGCCTGCTGCAGTACCGCGACAAAAGTGACGACGCGGCCCAGCGCCTGCGCGAAGCCGAGGCACTGATGCGGCTCTGCGAGCGTTACGATACTCAGCTGATCATCAACGATGACGCCGAACTGGCCGCGCGCCTGGGCGTCGGCGTGCACCTGGGCCAAACCGACGGCCCACTCACCCCGGCCCGCGCCCTGCTCGGCCGCAACGCGATCATCGGCTCGACCTGCCACGCCCAGCTCGACCTGGCCCGCCAGGCCGCCAGCGAAGGCGCCAGCTACGTGGCCTTCGGCCGCTTTTTCAACTCCGTGACCAAACCGGGCGCACCGGCTGCCAGCCTCGACCTGCTGGAGCAGGCCCGCGCCCAGGTCAAACTGCCGATCGCCGTGATCGGCGGCGTCACCCTCGACAACGCTGCCCCGTTGGTTGCCCATGGCGCCGACCTGCTGGCAGTGATCCACGGCCTGTTTGGTACCGATAGCGCGCAGGAAGTCACCCGCCGCGCCCGTGCCTTCAACGCCCTGTTCGTTTCCTGA
- a CDS encoding hydroxymethylpyrimidine/phosphomethylpyrimidine kinase, giving the protein MNTYSSRPVVLCLSGHDPSGGAGLQADIEALIAQGCHAAPAVTALTVQDTVNVSDFRVLDREWVLAQANAVLADSTVAAVKLGMLGSLDMVDTVAELLAAHPHLPLVCDPVLRAGGGGRLGKDEVGYAVRERLLPLATIATPNLPEARILAELPDGTADECAEKLLPFCRHLLITGGHGDEDEIHNRLYSRDGQRHTWTCQRLPGSYHGSGCTLASALAGRLALGEALQSAVRSALEYTWRTLRDAEQLGKGQFVPRRLPLDFCS; this is encoded by the coding sequence ATGAATACCTACAGCTCCCGCCCCGTTGTCCTCTGTCTCTCCGGCCACGACCCCAGTGGCGGCGCCGGCTTGCAGGCAGATATCGAAGCCCTGATCGCCCAAGGCTGTCACGCCGCACCTGCGGTGACTGCCCTGACCGTCCAGGATACCGTCAACGTTTCCGACTTCCGCGTGCTCGACCGCGAGTGGGTGCTGGCCCAGGCCAACGCCGTGCTGGCCGACTCCACGGTCGCCGCCGTCAAGCTTGGCATGCTCGGCTCCCTCGACATGGTCGACACCGTCGCCGAACTGCTGGCCGCCCACCCGCACCTGCCGCTGGTCTGCGACCCGGTGCTGCGAGCCGGTGGCGGTGGCCGCCTGGGCAAGGACGAGGTCGGCTATGCCGTGCGCGAACGCCTGCTGCCGCTGGCGACCATTGCCACGCCGAACCTGCCGGAAGCGCGCATTCTCGCCGAGCTGCCGGACGGCACGGCGGACGAGTGTGCCGAGAAACTGTTGCCGTTCTGTAGACACCTGTTGATTACCGGTGGTCACGGCGACGAAGACGAAATCCACAACCGCCTGTACAGCCGCGATGGCCAGCGCCATACCTGGACCTGCCAGCGCCTGCCAGGCAGCTATCACGGTTCGGGCTGCACCCTGGCCAGCGCCCTGGCGGGCCGACTGGCCTTGGGCGAAGCGCTGCAAAGTGCCGTGCGCAGTGCGCTCGAATACACCTGGCGCACCCTGCGTGACGCCGAGCAACTGGGCAAGGGACAGTTCGTCCCGCGCCGCCTGCCCCTGGACTTCTGTTCCTGA
- a CDS encoding sensor histidine kinase has product MRYLLIVLLGLLPVLAGAVDFDDATRHLPLGKAMQVYEDLDGSASIAQVSAPGFVKSFRPHHEDVLNAGYSTSVFWLKIDLRYLPSATATPRQWLLELAYPPLDHLELYLPDSAGTYRLAQRTGDALPYATRQIRQNNYLFELPLPPGQATTVYLRLHSQGSVQAPLALWSAEAYMEDQPTRLYVLGMIYGVLLVMLVYNLFIYLSVRDVSYLYYILYIASFGLYQVSVNGAGVAYFWPDSPWWANASTPLFIGAAGLFGCQFARHFLQLGKISRGFDRLLQLLMLGGGLVMVLAVSMPYGIALRMATVLALLFTVSIFAAGVYAWSRGLRVARWFIIAWSAFLLGGLVNTLMVLGYLPNVFITMYASQLGSALEVALLSLALADRINSLREQQAQTLRETGRTLEQLNLQLARSNRLKDEFLATVTHELRTPMNGVIGSLELMRTLPMDAEMAQYHRTAVGSSQGMMDMVDDILTLSELQGGRLRAQPAPFSLRSMLQGLRAAHAGQALGKGLYLSLDIPADLPDALLGDAQKLTRCLGCLLDNGLKFTDQGGVMLQVRGRRQGPDNLALTFTVSDSGIGFDDLDQATLYQRFYQVDGSMTRRYGGLGIGLSICRQMGELLGARLSHESTRGLGSRFELSLNVEISQVQMSPSILQTRRSL; this is encoded by the coding sequence ATGCGCTATTTGCTGATTGTGCTTCTGGGCTTGTTGCCCGTGCTGGCCGGAGCGGTCGATTTCGACGACGCTACCCGGCATCTTCCATTGGGCAAGGCCATGCAGGTTTACGAAGACCTCGATGGCAGTGCCAGCATCGCCCAGGTCAGTGCCCCCGGGTTCGTCAAATCCTTCCGCCCCCACCATGAAGACGTGCTGAACGCCGGTTATTCCACCTCGGTGTTCTGGCTGAAGATTGACCTGCGTTACCTGCCGTCGGCCACTGCCACCCCCCGCCAATGGCTGCTGGAACTGGCCTACCCACCCCTGGACCACCTCGAGTTGTACCTGCCCGACAGCGCCGGTACCTACCGGCTGGCCCAGCGCACGGGCGACGCTTTGCCTTACGCCACCCGGCAGATCCGGCAGAACAACTACCTGTTCGAGTTGCCGCTGCCCCCAGGCCAGGCGACCACCGTCTACCTGCGTTTGCACAGCCAGGGCTCGGTGCAGGCACCGCTGGCGTTATGGTCGGCCGAGGCCTACATGGAGGACCAGCCCACGCGCCTGTACGTACTGGGCATGATCTACGGCGTGTTGCTGGTGATGCTGGTGTACAACCTGTTCATCTACCTCAGCGTGCGGGATGTCAGCTACCTCTACTACATCCTCTACATCGCCTCGTTCGGCCTGTATCAGGTTTCGGTGAACGGTGCGGGGGTCGCCTACTTCTGGCCGGACAGCCCCTGGTGGGCGAATGCCTCGACGCCGCTGTTCATTGGCGCTGCCGGTTTGTTCGGCTGCCAGTTTGCCCGGCATTTCCTGCAACTGGGCAAAATCAGCCGTGGCTTCGACCGGTTGTTGCAGCTGTTGATGCTGGGGGGCGGGCTGGTGATGGTACTGGCCGTGAGCATGCCTTATGGCATCGCCCTGCGCATGGCCACGGTGCTGGCGTTGCTGTTCACCGTCAGCATCTTTGCCGCTGGCGTGTATGCCTGGTCGCGCGGTTTGCGGGTGGCGCGCTGGTTCATTATCGCCTGGTCGGCGTTTTTGCTGGGCGGGTTGGTCAACACCTTGATGGTGCTGGGTTACCTGCCGAACGTGTTCATCACCATGTATGCCAGCCAGTTGGGCTCGGCGCTGGAGGTGGCGCTGCTGTCGCTGGCGCTGGCCGACCGTATCAACAGCCTGCGCGAGCAGCAGGCGCAGACCCTGCGTGAAACCGGGCGAACACTGGAGCAGTTGAACCTGCAGCTGGCCAGGAGCAACCGCTTGAAGGATGAGTTCCTGGCCACGGTCACCCATGAGCTGCGCACCCCGATGAATGGTGTGATCGGTTCGCTGGAGCTGATGCGCACGCTGCCCATGGATGCCGAAATGGCCCAGTACCATCGTACGGCGGTCGGTTCGTCCCAGGGCATGATGGACATGGTCGACGACATCCTCACCCTCTCCGAACTGCAGGGCGGTCGTCTGCGTGCGCAACCTGCGCCTTTCAGCCTGCGCAGCATGCTGCAGGGCTTGCGTGCCGCGCATGCCGGCCAGGCGCTGGGCAAAGGGTTGTACCTGAGCCTGGACATACCTGCCGATCTGCCCGACGCGCTGCTGGGTGATGCGCAAAAGCTCACCCGCTGCCTGGGGTGCCTGCTGGACAACGGCCTGAAGTTCACCGATCAAGGCGGGGTCATGCTGCAGGTGCGCGGTCGTCGTCAGGGGCCGGACAACCTGGCACTCACCTTTACGGTCAGTGACAGTGGCATCGGCTTCGATGACCTCGACCAGGCGACCCTGTATCAGCGCTTCTACCAGGTCGATGGCTCGATGACCCGGCGTTATGGTGGGCTGGGCATCGGCTTGTCGATTTGCCGGCAGATGGGGGAGTTGCTGGGGGCTCGGTTGTCGCATGAGTCGACGCGGGGGTTGGGTAGCCGGTTCGAGTTGAGTTTGAACGTGGAGATTTCGCAGGTGCAGATGAGCCCGAGTATCCTGCAGACGCGGCGTTCGCTTTGA
- a CDS encoding acyl-CoA dehydrogenase family protein translates to MNLHQYAETHEVTNQPPSLDGANLYRLDLPLQEWSRRFGAGWAESRIDAYGALAGGPLMAAGFLANAHKPEFSSHDRYGHRIDLVEFHPAYHELMRTAVEHGLPSLPWAEPRPGAHVARASMTYLHSQAEAGTGCPLTMTFAAVPALRLQPELAEYWLPKVLAREYDPRNIGDRHKAGVTLGMAMTEKQGGTDVRANTTRAYPVGAPGPGQAYELVGHKWFCSAPMCDAFLTLAQTEKGLSCFLLPRHRPDDNRNQFYIQRLKNKLGNSSNASSEVEFRGALAWMVGDEGRGVPTIIEMVAMTRFDCMVGSSALMRQALTQAAHHCAYRKVGGRVLNEQPLMQNVLADLALESEAALALSLRMGQALEQLDDPQQAHFARLVTAVGKYWICKRAPAMINEAAECLGGAGYVEDSILPRLYREAPVNSTWEGSGNVQCLDVLRALSKEPGVLDALFAELGDGHGDPRLAAHIGNLKGAFADTADIQYRARQLTEDIALALQAKLLLEAGNTVVSDAFIGSRLAGGGRAYGALPRGVDVQALVARATPVWQR, encoded by the coding sequence ATGAACCTGCACCAGTACGCTGAAACCCACGAAGTCACCAACCAGCCTCCGTCCCTCGACGGCGCCAACCTGTACCGCCTTGATCTGCCATTGCAGGAGTGGTCGCGGCGCTTTGGCGCTGGCTGGGCCGAATCGCGGATCGATGCTTACGGTGCCTTGGCCGGCGGGCCGCTGATGGCTGCGGGCTTTTTGGCTAACGCGCACAAACCGGAATTCAGCAGCCACGACCGCTATGGCCATCGTATCGACCTGGTCGAGTTTCACCCGGCCTATCACGAACTGATGCGCACCGCAGTCGAACATGGCCTGCCCTCGTTGCCGTGGGCCGAACCCCGCCCCGGTGCGCATGTGGCGCGCGCGTCGATGACCTACCTGCACAGCCAGGCCGAAGCCGGCACGGGCTGCCCGCTGACCATGACCTTTGCCGCGGTGCCGGCGCTCAGGTTGCAGCCGGAGCTGGCTGAATACTGGCTGCCGAAGGTGCTGGCGCGTGAATACGACCCGCGCAATATCGGCGACCGGCACAAGGCTGGGGTCACCCTCGGCATGGCCATGACCGAGAAGCAGGGTGGCACCGACGTGCGTGCCAATACCACACGGGCCTACCCGGTGGGGGCACCTGGGCCAGGCCAGGCCTATGAACTGGTCGGGCACAAGTGGTTTTGCTCGGCGCCCATGTGCGATGCCTTTCTGACACTGGCCCAGACCGAAAAAGGCCTGAGCTGCTTTCTGTTGCCCCGCCACCGCCCGGATGACAACCGCAACCAGTTCTATATCCAGCGGTTGAAGAACAAGTTGGGCAACAGCTCCAATGCGTCCAGCGAAGTGGAGTTCCGTGGCGCTCTGGCGTGGATGGTGGGCGATGAAGGGCGTGGTGTACCGACCATTATCGAAATGGTGGCCATGACCCGTTTCGACTGCATGGTCGGCTCCAGTGCCCTGATGCGCCAGGCCCTGACCCAGGCCGCCCACCACTGCGCGTACCGCAAGGTCGGCGGCCGGGTGCTGAACGAGCAGCCGTTGATGCAGAACGTGCTCGCCGACCTGGCGCTGGAAAGCGAGGCCGCGTTGGCCCTGAGCCTGCGCATGGGGCAGGCCCTGGAGCAGCTCGATGATCCACAGCAGGCACACTTTGCCCGGCTGGTCACGGCGGTGGGCAAGTACTGGATCTGCAAACGCGCCCCGGCCATGATCAACGAGGCCGCCGAATGCCTGGGCGGGGCCGGGTATGTCGAAGACAGCATCCTGCCACGGTTGTACCGCGAGGCGCCGGTCAACTCGACCTGGGAAGGCTCAGGCAATGTGCAGTGCCTGGATGTGCTGCGGGCCTTGTCCAAGGAGCCTGGGGTGCTCGATGCCTTGTTTGCCGAACTGGGTGATGGCCATGGCGACCCTCGATTGGCCGCGCACATTGGCAACCTCAAGGGGGCGTTTGCCGATACGGCGGACATCCAGTATCGCGCCCGTCAGTTGACCGAGGATATTGCTCTGGCGCTGCAGGCCAAGCTGCTGCTGGAGGCGGGTAATACGGTAGTCAGCGATGCGTTCATCGGCAGCCGCCTGGCCGGTGGTGGTCGGGCCTATGGGGCGTTGCCACGGGGTGTGGATGTGCAGGCACTGGTGGCAAGGGCCACGCCGGTCTGGCAACGCTGA
- the amn gene encoding AMP nucleosidase → MSHAFVVVDTPEQAVDRLAALHAQATGALSQALKQYLKDRTEPDAEARGLFRYPALRLTYYSQGEVAATTRAYAKVQVAGTYSVTVTQPAAFRGYLLEQLRPLMHDYTVTVEVGVSEQNIPYPYVVDQGDELAGSGITAAQLARVFPSTDLSAATDNIADGLYDWDSTETLPLALFDAARVDFSLRRLVHYTGSDWRHVQPWILLTNYHRYVDQFISHGLEQLRDDPRFVRMVLPGNVLIEKGMDHGETQALVASVVWHRYQMPAYHLIAADGDGVTLVNIGVGPSNAKNITDHLAVLRPHCWLMIGHCGGLRQSQTIGDYVLAHAYMRRDGILDRVVPPNIPIPALAEVQMALQEAAAQVTGERGEELKKRLRTGTVLTYDDRNWELRWAQERPLINLSRAVAVDMESGTIAAQGYRLRVPYGTLLCVSDKPLHSEIKLPGSANAFYNRAVSQHLKIGIAALDLLRTELNSLHSRKLRSFDEPPFR, encoded by the coding sequence GTGAGCCACGCTTTTGTAGTCGTTGATACCCCAGAACAGGCCGTCGACCGTCTGGCGGCCCTGCATGCTCAGGCCACCGGTGCCCTCAGCCAGGCCCTCAAGCAATACCTGAAAGACCGAACCGAACCGGACGCCGAAGCGCGGGGGCTGTTCCGTTATCCCGCGCTGCGCCTGACCTACTACAGCCAGGGTGAGGTCGCGGCCACCACACGTGCCTACGCCAAGGTCCAGGTAGCCGGCACCTACAGCGTCACCGTCACCCAGCCCGCCGCCTTCCGTGGCTACCTGCTGGAGCAACTGCGCCCCCTGATGCACGACTACACCGTGACGGTGGAAGTGGGTGTCAGCGAGCAGAACATTCCGTACCCCTACGTGGTCGATCAGGGCGACGAACTGGCCGGCAGTGGCATCACCGCTGCGCAACTGGCGCGGGTGTTCCCCAGCACCGACCTGTCGGCAGCCACCGACAATATCGCCGATGGCCTGTACGACTGGGACAGCACCGAAACCCTGCCGCTGGCGTTGTTCGATGCGGCGCGTGTGGACTTCTCGCTGCGCCGCCTGGTGCACTACACCGGTAGCGACTGGCGGCATGTGCAGCCTTGGATCCTGCTGACCAACTACCACCGCTATGTTGACCAGTTCATCAGCCATGGCCTTGAGCAACTGCGTGACGACCCGCGCTTCGTACGCATGGTGCTGCCGGGCAACGTGTTGATCGAAAAAGGCATGGACCATGGCGAAACCCAGGCCCTGGTGGCCAGTGTGGTATGGCACCGTTATCAGATGCCGGCCTACCACCTGATCGCCGCCGACGGTGACGGCGTAACCTTGGTCAACATCGGCGTCGGCCCTTCCAATGCCAAGAACATCACCGACCACCTGGCCGTGCTGCGCCCGCACTGCTGGCTGATGATCGGCCACTGTGGCGGCCTGCGTCAGTCGCAGACTATCGGTGACTACGTGCTGGCGCATGCCTACATGCGGCGTGACGGTATTCTCGATCGTGTGGTGCCGCCGAACATTCCCATCCCGGCCTTGGCCGAGGTGCAGATGGCCCTCCAGGAAGCTGCGGCACAAGTGACCGGCGAGCGTGGCGAAGAGCTGAAAAAGCGCCTGCGCACGGGCACCGTGCTGACCTACGACGACCGTAACTGGGAACTGCGCTGGGCCCAGGAGCGGCCATTGATCAACCTGTCACGTGCGGTGGCGGTGGACATGGAGAGTGGCACCATTGCCGCCCAGGGCTACCGGCTGCGGGTTCCGTATGGCACCTTGCTGTGTGTCTCCGACAAGCCGCTGCACAGCGAGATCAAGCTGCCGGGTTCGGCCAACGCGTTCTACAACCGGGCGGTCAGCCAGCACTTGAAGATCGGCATTGCCGCACTCGACCTGCTACGTACCGAGCTCAATTCGTTGCACTCGCGTAAACTGCGCAGCTTCGATGAGCCGCCGTTCCGCTGA
- a CDS encoding pseudouridine synthase: MPLPPRSKPRRPQARPADPRRQPKAPPAEPRLILFNKPFDVLTQFSDGEGRATLKDFIDIPGVYPAGRLDRDSEGLLLLTNDGGLQARIADPKHKLAKTYWVQVEGEPSDEQLQRLREGVELNDGPTLPAEARRLEDPELWPRNPPVRFRKSVPTSWLELVIREGRNRQVRRMTAAVGLPTLRLVRVRIGDWTLEGLEQGCWREVPAKLRR, from the coding sequence ATGCCCCTGCCACCCCGTTCCAAGCCGCGCCGCCCCCAGGCGCGGCCTGCCGACCCGCGTCGCCAGCCCAAGGCGCCGCCGGCCGAGCCGCGCCTGATCCTGTTCAACAAGCCGTTCGACGTGCTGACCCAGTTCAGCGATGGCGAGGGGCGCGCGACCCTCAAGGACTTCATCGACATTCCGGGTGTTTATCCGGCGGGGCGGCTGGACCGTGACAGCGAAGGCCTGCTGTTGCTGACCAACGATGGCGGCCTGCAGGCGCGCATCGCCGACCCCAAGCACAAGCTGGCCAAAACTTACTGGGTACAAGTGGAAGGTGAGCCGAGCGACGAGCAGCTGCAACGCCTGCGCGAGGGCGTAGAGCTGAACGATGGGCCGACCTTGCCGGCTGAAGCTCGCCGCCTGGAAGACCCCGAGCTGTGGCCGCGCAACCCGCCGGTGCGCTTTCGCAAGAGCGTGCCGACCAGCTGGCTGGAGCTGGTGATCCGCGAAGGGCGTAACCGACAGGTGCGACGGATGACGGCGGCGGTAGGGTTGCCTACTTTGCGCCTGGTGCGGGTGCGGATTGGTGACTGGACGCTGGAGGGGCTGGAGCAGGGCTGTTGGCGCGAAGTCCCGGCCAAGCTGCGCAGATAG
- a CDS encoding DUF2788 domain-containing protein translates to MDPAVFEEWMMIILVTVLIGFMGFIVWDLAKKSKAGRFGTMILFFVLGLGVLAFIIKSVVVAFLEGV, encoded by the coding sequence ATGGATCCCGCCGTATTCGAAGAATGGATGATGATCATCCTCGTCACCGTGTTGATCGGTTTCATGGGCTTTATCGTCTGGGACCTGGCGAAGAAGTCCAAGGCCGGGCGGTTTGGCACCATGATCCTGTTCTTCGTGCTGGGGCTTGGGGTATTGGCCTTTATCATCAAGAGCGTGGTGGTGGCGTTTCTGGAAGGGGTGTAA
- a CDS encoding Lrp/AsnC family transcriptional regulator, which translates to MSKLDRYDLSILAELQRDARISNQELAERIGLSPSPCSRRVKQLEDDGYISRQVALLDRKKLGLSLTAYVLIGMDRHTPERFETFEAAIRNLPQVLECSLVTGMDADYQLKVVVPDMDHYQKLLLGSLTRIEGVTSVRSSFVLNQVLASTELPLTHLR; encoded by the coding sequence ATGAGCAAACTTGACCGCTACGACCTGAGCATTCTTGCCGAACTGCAGCGCGATGCGCGCATTTCCAACCAGGAGCTGGCCGAACGCATCGGCTTGTCGCCTTCGCCGTGCTCGCGTCGGGTCAAGCAACTGGAGGACGACGGCTACATCTCGCGTCAGGTTGCCCTGCTCGATCGCAAGAAGCTGGGGCTGAGCCTGACCGCCTATGTACTGATCGGCATGGACCGCCACACCCCGGAGCGCTTCGAGACCTTCGAGGCCGCCATCCGCAACCTACCGCAGGTGCTCGAATGCAGCCTGGTCACCGGTATGGACGCCGACTACCAGCTCAAGGTAGTGGTGCCAGACATGGACCACTACCAGAAACTGCTACTCGGCAGCCTGACCCGTATCGAAGGCGTCACCAGCGTGCGTTCGAGCTTCGTGCTGAACCAGGTACTGGCCAGTACCGAGCTGCCATTGACCCACCTGCGTTGA